One window from the genome of bacterium encodes:
- a CDS encoding PfkB family carbohydrate kinase, giving the protein MALVVALGYACLDYRFWVDRFPPMHARTPVSVFREALGGSAAVAAVAVARLLGRAVFLGRCGDDDAGRRVASALDAEGVDTRGLRVLAGARTPVSGVLIGPGGERHIFPYPGGGFSDDAGWLPLEVLEGAQAVMIDARWPEGALRLAEAARRRRLPVVLDLDRETSDAWGLAERATHVIADRELAEVSGGVDAVLGRLADLHAWGAVTLGEEGAAHRGGRVPAFAVSARDTTGAGDVFHGAFALGLGEGMDEASALTFASAAAAQRCALAEVPRREEVVRLLGSGG; this is encoded by the coding sequence GTGGCCCTCGTAGTCGCGCTCGGGTACGCCTGCCTGGACTACCGATTCTGGGTGGATCGCTTTCCCCCGATGCACGCCAGGACTCCCGTCAGCGTCTTCCGGGAGGCGCTTGGGGGGTCCGCTGCGGTTGCCGCGGTTGCCGTGGCCCGCCTCCTCGGCCGGGCGGTGTTCCTCGGGCGATGCGGCGACGATGACGCCGGGCGGCGGGTCGCCTCTGCGCTGGACGCCGAGGGGGTCGACACCCGCGGGCTCCGCGTGCTCGCGGGGGCCCGCACTCCGGTGAGCGGAGTGTTGATCGGTCCGGGCGGCGAGCGGCACATCTTTCCCTATCCAGGCGGGGGATTCTCAGACGATGCCGGCTGGCTGCCGCTCGAGGTCCTCGAGGGGGCGCAGGCGGTCATGATCGACGCCCGCTGGCCCGAGGGCGCCCTCCGCCTCGCCGAGGCGGCGCGCCGGCGCCGGCTCCCGGTCGTGCTGGACTTGGACCGGGAGACATCGGACGCCTGGGGCTTGGCGGAGCGGGCGACCCACGTGATCGCCGACCGCGAGCTCGCCGAGGTCAGCGGCGGCGTGGACGCGGTGTTGGGGCGACTGGCCGACCTCCACGCCTGGGGAGCCGTCACGCTGGGGGAAGAGGGGGCGGCCCATCGGGGCGGCCGCGTGCCGGCGTTCGCGGTATCGGCGCGGGATACCACCGGGGCGGGCGATGTGTTTCACGGAGCGTTCGCGCTCGGGCTGGGCGAGGGCATGGACGAAGCCTCGGCGCTCACCTTCGCATCCGCGGCCGCCGCGCAGCGGTGCGCGCTCGCCGAGGTGCCGCGCCGCGAAGAAGTCGTCCGGCTGTTGGGGTCGGGCGGGTGA
- a CDS encoding fucose isomerase: MLRLGFVPIVRPLFRGAQMGLWEASQRALAELAVRLEVDLAYAAQPVSDAEGARARAAEAQAAEVDALLVLHVTFATGDVVAPFLELPVPVGLWALPEVSATGPLPQNALCGLMLSMSLRVGRRAPLLWLYGRPEDPSLHRRIDLMVRAARGWGALRHGRLLWVGGTAPGFYRFEGVPDLDVRIDRAPLEAVFAALERIPEGAVSARLAELAEPSAVPAEALHPTIRLSLALEEMGRGYDGIALRCWPELPEAAGTMACAPFAWLGDRGHPLACEGDVGGLAAMLAVAAVTGGPAAMLDLSHVDGDGLMFWHCGNAPRAWAASQTRLEMHFNRGLPAVRHMRLRPGPVSGLRFLEEKRAAVFAGTIRARPGGFDGVSGWVGDLRWGGEPTSPHGFLASALNHRLPHHFVWGMGEAEEALLELSDWLGYQVLPLAPEARGAQWPS; this comes from the coding sequence ATGCTCCGTCTGGGATTCGTGCCGATCGTCCGTCCCCTGTTCCGGGGCGCGCAGATGGGATTGTGGGAAGCGAGCCAGCGTGCGCTTGCCGAACTGGCCGTTCGCCTCGAGGTCGACCTTGCGTACGCGGCGCAGCCGGTGTCCGACGCCGAGGGGGCCCGCGCCAGAGCGGCCGAGGCCCAGGCGGCCGAGGTCGATGCCCTGCTCGTCCTCCACGTCACGTTCGCGACGGGGGACGTCGTAGCACCCTTCCTCGAACTGCCGGTGCCGGTCGGCCTGTGGGCCCTGCCCGAAGTGTCCGCCACGGGCCCGCTCCCCCAAAACGCGCTCTGCGGGCTGATGCTCAGCATGAGCCTGCGCGTCGGACGCCGGGCGCCGCTTTTGTGGCTCTACGGCCGACCGGAGGACCCGAGCCTGCACCGTCGGATCGACCTGATGGTGCGCGCCGCGCGGGGGTGGGGCGCGCTCAGACACGGGCGGCTGCTCTGGGTGGGCGGAACGGCGCCGGGGTTCTACCGGTTCGAGGGGGTCCCCGACCTGGACGTGCGGATCGACCGGGCTCCGCTCGAGGCGGTCTTTGCCGCCCTGGAGAGGATTCCAGAGGGAGCGGTAAGCGCGCGCCTCGCCGAGCTCGCCGAGCCCTCGGCGGTGCCCGCGGAGGCCCTTCACCCGACGATTCGACTGTCGCTCGCGCTCGAGGAGATGGGCCGGGGGTACGATGGGATCGCGCTGCGCTGCTGGCCCGAACTGCCCGAGGCGGCGGGGACGATGGCGTGCGCGCCCTTTGCCTGGCTGGGGGACCGGGGTCACCCCCTGGCCTGCGAGGGAGACGTCGGGGGGCTGGCGGCGATGCTGGCGGTCGCCGCGGTGACCGGTGGCCCCGCGGCGATGCTCGATTTGTCGCACGTCGACGGCGACGGCCTGATGTTCTGGCACTGCGGCAACGCGCCCCGGGCGTGGGCGGCCAGCCAAACCCGGCTCGAGATGCACTTCAACCGGGGACTGCCCGCGGTGCGCCACATGCGCCTCAGGCCGGGGCCGGTCAGCGGCCTCCGGTTCCTCGAGGAGAAGCGGGCGGCCGTCTTCGCCGGAACAATTCGCGCCCGCCCCGGCGGGTTCGACGGCGTCTCCGGGTGGGTGGGAGACCTGAGGTGGGGCGGTGAGCCGACGTCTCCTCACGGATTCCTGGCGAGTGCCCTGAACCACCGTCTCCCCCACCACTTTGTGTGGGGGATGGGGGAGGCCGAGGAAGCCCTGCTCGAACTCTCCGATTGGTTGGGGTATCAGGTGCTTCCCCTGGCTCCAGAGGCGAGGGGAGCGCAGTGGCCCTCGTAG
- a CDS encoding carbohydrate ABC transporter permease, giving the protein MAGRRRLAGAGLTILVALVVAFSLGPYVWTLLTSLKTERELYQFPVTYLPHRPTLANYVHVFSGNPFGRFLLNSCIVSLSSTVLCLFLATFASYAFARLRFPGSRVLLLSILAVAMIPLITVIVPLYVLVRGLGLLNTYGGLIGPYITWSLPVAIFILTAFFREIPRDLEEAASIDGCSRVGALWRIIAPLAAPGVVTAGIIVFVNTWNEFLVALTLTSSTDMRTITVGISLFRGEFAFPWGVISAAVLLATVPIVTVILAGQRLVIRGLTAGAVKG; this is encoded by the coding sequence ATGGCGGGGCGGCGGAGGCTCGCGGGCGCGGGGCTGACGATCCTGGTCGCCCTGGTGGTGGCCTTCTCGCTGGGCCCGTACGTCTGGACCCTCCTCACCTCGCTCAAGACCGAGCGGGAGCTGTACCAGTTCCCGGTGACCTACCTTCCCCACCGGCCGACGTTGGCCAACTACGTCCACGTTTTCAGCGGAAACCCGTTCGGCCGGTTCCTGCTGAACAGCTGCATCGTCTCCCTGTCCTCGACCGTGCTCTGCCTGTTCCTGGCCACCTTCGCGTCGTATGCCTTCGCCCGCCTCCGCTTTCCCGGCAGCCGGGTCCTGCTGCTGTCGATCCTGGCGGTGGCCATGATTCCCCTGATCACGGTGATCGTCCCGCTGTATGTCCTCGTGCGCGGGCTGGGCCTGCTGAACACCTACGGGGGTCTGATCGGGCCCTACATCACCTGGTCGCTCCCCGTTGCCATCTTCATCCTCACCGCGTTCTTCCGGGAGATCCCCCGAGACCTTGAGGAGGCGGCCTCGATCGACGGCTGCAGCCGGGTGGGGGCGCTTTGGCGGATCATCGCGCCGCTGGCCGCCCCGGGGGTGGTCACCGCCGGGATCATCGTCTTCGTGAACACCTGGAACGAGTTTCTCGTGGCGCTGACCCTCACCAGCAGCACCGATATGCGCACGATCACGGTGGGGATCTCGCTCTTTCGGGGCGAATTCGCCTTTCCCTGGGGGGTCATCTCCGCGGCCGTGCTCCTCGCTACCGTCCCGATCGTCACCGTGATTCTGGCGGGGCAGCGGTTGGTGATCCGCGGGCTCACCGCCGGAGCCGTAAAAGGCTAG
- a CDS encoding sugar ABC transporter permease: protein MAERLGGGPAGARAGGAAWVMGRWRTGQLTETELAVVLLLPCLLFLGIFAFYPIIDAFWTSLHRLRLDQPQAGFPFVGLGNFARAAQDPDAWHAIRVTLAYVAVTVAAQFALGLGIALVVNRTVRAKGFVRAATLLPWTLAPALAGQVWRWLFNDSAGVINDLLRRAGLIARPIIWLGVPSLAFVAVATAASWGAASYMALILLAGLQGIPDELYEASSLDGASPIRAFFTVTLPLLRGAVMVSLVLRTLGALQAFDIIFPMTGGGPGSATETFAFYIYENTFQFLNFGYGAALSVILLLLALGCAGIYSRALAPRD from the coding sequence GTGGCGGAGCGGCTCGGGGGAGGGCCTGCCGGTGCCCGGGCGGGGGGCGCCGCGTGGGTGATGGGCCGGTGGCGGACCGGCCAGCTCACCGAGACCGAGCTGGCGGTGGTGCTGCTGCTCCCGTGCCTGCTGTTCTTGGGGATCTTCGCCTTCTACCCGATCATCGATGCCTTCTGGACGAGCCTGCACCGGCTCCGGCTCGATCAGCCGCAGGCCGGGTTCCCGTTCGTGGGCCTTGGGAACTTTGCCCGGGCCGCACAGGATCCGGATGCTTGGCACGCCATCCGCGTCACGCTGGCGTACGTCGCGGTCACGGTCGCCGCCCAGTTCGCGCTCGGACTGGGGATCGCGCTCGTCGTCAACCGCACCGTGCGCGCCAAGGGGTTCGTGCGGGCGGCGACGCTGCTGCCCTGGACGCTGGCCCCGGCCCTCGCCGGCCAGGTGTGGCGGTGGTTGTTCAACGATTCCGCCGGGGTGATCAACGATCTGCTGCGCCGCGCTGGGCTGATCGCCCGCCCGATCATCTGGCTGGGGGTCCCGTCCCTCGCCTTCGTCGCGGTCGCCACGGCCGCGTCGTGGGGGGCGGCGTCGTACATGGCGCTGATCCTCCTCGCCGGGCTGCAGGGCATCCCCGACGAGTTGTACGAGGCCTCGAGCCTGGACGGGGCCTCGCCGATCCGGGCGTTCTTCACCGTGACCCTGCCGCTGCTCCGGGGTGCGGTGATGGTCTCGCTGGTGCTCCGGACCCTCGGCGCGCTCCAGGCATTCGACATCATCTTTCCGATGACCGGGGGCGGACCCGGCAGCGCGACCGAAACCTTTGCGTTCTACATCTACGAGAACACCTTCCAATTCCTCAACTTCGGCTACGGCGCCGCGCTGTCGGTGATCCTCCTCCTGCTGGCCCTGGGGTGTGCCGGGATCTACTCGCGGGCGCTGGCACCGCGGGACTGA
- a CDS encoding ABC transporter substrate-binding protein, producing the protein MSARILAALATAAMLMAVIPVQAQGPVTITWSTLATGGPAVSDVYRALVAEFERQNPGIKVELQVLPGTSGEQYNRYVTLFAAKDPSVDVISIDVIWPAPMVAAGWLAPLDRWFTSAAREGFLPGAIRANTIGGKIYGVPWYTDAGLLYYRKDLLAKYGAKIPASWDEMVATAQKVTAGEHNPQLAGFLFQGAKIEALADFFFEVLWSHGGDVLDPTGKVVVDSARGSAAMNFILDLVRKDHVTPPGVATMTTDDTRVAFQDGRAVFLRNWTYAYDLFQSSGSKVAGLVGIAPLPKGPAGRSASTLGGWQLAISNFSRNKEAAWRFVEFMTGGIAEKSMALQLSTVPTRTDTFRDPEVKAHAPQSLDMLRAVLGASPRPRIPDYPRMSAIIQSNLQAALTSQTSGDDAIRQMARELRSLLTQ; encoded by the coding sequence ATGAGCGCACGCATACTGGCGGCCTTGGCGACCGCGGCCATGCTGATGGCGGTGATCCCCGTCCAGGCGCAGGGTCCGGTGACCATCACCTGGTCCACCCTGGCCACGGGCGGCCCCGCCGTGTCGGACGTGTACCGCGCCCTGGTGGCCGAGTTTGAGCGCCAGAACCCTGGCATCAAGGTCGAGCTGCAGGTGCTGCCCGGGACTTCGGGCGAGCAGTACAACCGGTACGTGACGCTGTTCGCGGCGAAAGACCCATCGGTGGACGTGATCTCAATCGACGTCATCTGGCCCGCGCCGATGGTGGCGGCCGGCTGGCTTGCGCCCCTGGACCGGTGGTTCACGTCGGCGGCGCGCGAGGGGTTTCTCCCGGGGGCGATCCGCGCCAACACCATCGGAGGGAAAATCTACGGCGTGCCGTGGTACACCGACGCCGGCCTCCTCTACTATCGGAAGGATCTTCTGGCCAAGTACGGGGCGAAGATCCCGGCGTCGTGGGACGAGATGGTCGCCACCGCGCAAAAAGTCACCGCGGGCGAGCACAACCCGCAGCTGGCGGGCTTCCTCTTTCAGGGCGCGAAGATCGAGGCCTTGGCGGATTTCTTTTTCGAGGTCCTCTGGAGTCACGGCGGGGACGTGCTGGATCCCACCGGGAAGGTGGTCGTGGACAGCGCGAGGGGCTCCGCGGCGATGAACTTCATCCTCGATCTGGTGCGCAAGGACCACGTCACGCCGCCCGGGGTGGCCACGATGACCACCGACGACACGCGGGTCGCATTTCAGGACGGCCGGGCGGTCTTCCTCCGGAATTGGACCTATGCCTACGACCTGTTCCAGAGCAGCGGGTCAAAGGTCGCGGGGCTCGTCGGCATCGCGCCGCTGCCCAAGGGCCCCGCCGGCCGCAGCGCCTCGACCCTGGGGGGATGGCAGCTCGCGATCAGCAACTTCTCCCGCAACAAAGAGGCCGCCTGGCGCTTCGTCGAGTTCATGACCGGCGGGATCGCCGAGAAGAGTATGGCGCTGCAGCTCAGCACCGTCCCGACCCGCACGGACACGTTTCGCGACCCGGAGGTGAAAGCGCACGCCCCGCAGTCCTTGGATATGCTCCGGGCCGTCCTGGGGGCGAGTCCCCGCCCGCGGATCCCCGACTACCCGCGGATGTCCGCGATCATCCAGTCGAACCTGCAGGCCGCGCTGACCAGTCAGACGTCCGGCGACGACGCGATCCGGCAGATGGCCCGCGAGCTGCGTTCGCTCCTGACCCAATAG
- a CDS encoding ABC transporter permease, which yields MSGLSAERVAALLLRQLYLYRRSMIRMLEIVYWPVMDLLVWGFVSLYIGRLRGGGALAIAFLLGGMILWDIFFRAQQAISVSFLEDIWTRNLINVFVSPISTLEFILAMLLLGVMKVIVTGLLLSVLALVLYTFNIFQYGLALIPFVLNLLLSAWGIGVITTAMILRFGQGAETLAWAIPFLFQPFSAVFYPVAVLPALLRPIALVLPTTHAFEGMRVVLSGGGISWARAAWALGENAVLLVAAGAVFAFVLHVARERGLLLRFEG from the coding sequence GTGAGCGGGCTGAGCGCCGAGCGCGTCGCCGCCCTGCTCCTTCGGCAGCTGTACCTCTACCGGCGCAGTATGATCCGCATGCTGGAAATCGTCTACTGGCCGGTGATGGATCTGCTGGTCTGGGGATTCGTCAGCCTCTACATCGGCCGGCTGCGCGGCGGCGGGGCGCTCGCCATCGCCTTCCTGCTCGGCGGGATGATCCTTTGGGACATCTTCTTCCGCGCGCAGCAGGCGATCTCGGTCTCCTTCCTGGAAGACATCTGGACGAGAAATCTGATCAACGTGTTCGTCAGCCCGATCAGCACGCTGGAGTTCATCTTGGCGATGCTGCTGCTCGGGGTGATGAAGGTGATCGTCACGGGGCTGCTCCTCTCCGTCCTTGCCCTCGTCCTGTACACCTTCAACATCTTCCAGTACGGCCTGGCGCTGATCCCGTTTGTGCTCAACCTCCTCCTTTCCGCCTGGGGCATTGGCGTCATTACCACCGCGATGATCCTGCGGTTCGGTCAGGGGGCCGAGACGCTCGCCTGGGCCATTCCCTTTCTCTTTCAGCCGTTCTCGGCGGTGTTCTATCCCGTGGCCGTTCTGCCCGCCCTCCTCCGGCCCATCGCCCTGGTCCTGCCGACCACCCACGCCTTCGAGGGAATGCGGGTGGTGCTGAGCGGCGGCGGGATCAGTTGGGCCCGGGCGGCGTGGGCGCTCGGCGAGAACGCCGTCCTGCTCGTCGCGGCGGGGGCGGTGTTTGCCTTCGTGCTGCACGTGGCGCGGGAGCGCGGGCTGCTGCTCCGGTTCGAAGGGTAG
- a CDS encoding ABC transporter ATP-binding protein → MLESRGSSAAAAIAVRHLTKRYASVGVVEDLSFRVDPGEIVGFLGPNGAGKTTTLAMLLGLLLPTSGQVQVLGLPMPQERRRILARVNFTSPYVALPGNLTVSENLTVFARLYGVRDARRRIEGLLDRFGLAEMRARATGRLSSGEGTRLGLVKALLNDPEVLFLDEPTASLDPDSAERVRDSLRRICAERRMTLFYTSHNMQEVERLSDRILFLNRGRLIADGPPGEVLRRFARTTLEEMFLDVARGGVAP, encoded by the coding sequence ATGCTGGAGTCACGCGGATCTTCCGCCGCCGCGGCGATCGCAGTCCGGCATCTCACGAAGCGGTACGCGTCGGTCGGTGTTGTCGAAGATCTTTCGTTCCGCGTCGACCCCGGCGAGATCGTGGGGTTCCTGGGTCCCAACGGGGCGGGGAAGACGACGACGCTTGCGATGCTGCTCGGCCTCCTGCTGCCCACCTCGGGTCAGGTGCAGGTGTTGGGGCTGCCGATGCCGCAGGAGCGGCGGCGGATTCTCGCGCGCGTCAACTTCACGTCGCCCTACGTCGCGCTTCCGGGGAACCTGACGGTGAGCGAGAACCTCACGGTGTTCGCGCGATTGTACGGGGTGCGCGACGCCCGCCGGCGAATCGAGGGGCTGCTCGATCGGTTCGGGCTCGCCGAAATGCGCGCGCGCGCCACGGGGCGCCTCTCCTCGGGCGAGGGAACGCGCCTGGGACTCGTGAAGGCGCTGCTCAACGACCCCGAGGTCCTCTTCCTCGATGAGCCGACGGCCAGCCTCGATCCCGACAGCGCCGAACGCGTCCGGGACAGCCTGCGCCGGATCTGCGCCGAGCGCCGGATGACGCTATTCTACACCTCGCACAACATGCAGGAGGTGGAGCGGCTGAGCGATCGGATCCTGTTTCTCAACCGCGGGCGGTTGATCGCGGACGGTCCGCCGGGGGAGGTGCTGCGGCGGTTCGCCCGGACCACCCTGGAGGAGATGTTTCTGGACGTGGCCCGAGGCGGCGTGGCGCCGTGA